A single genomic interval of Arthrobacter sp. NicSoilB8 harbors:
- the purU gene encoding formyltetrahydrofolate deformylase, translated as MADDQTTATVEHILTLDCPETRGIVHAVSGFLLDQGCDILESKQFDSQLDGHFFMRLHFASAGDQTTLDTLQEAFVPVAEKFGMRWELRRHGSKRRVLIMVSKFEHCLNDLLYRARTGELPIEIVGVVSNHPDHRRTVEWHGIPFFHVPITPDTKPAAEQRLLELIDRMDVELVVLARYMQVLSDNLTRQLDGRAINIHHSFLPSFKGAKPYHQAHARGVKTVGATAHYVNAELDEGPIISQQVVEVDHTFGPDDLVAAGRDTECKALSSAVRWHCEGRVILQGNRTVVLR; from the coding sequence ATGGCCGACGACCAGACCACCGCCACTGTGGAGCACATCCTGACCCTCGACTGCCCGGAGACGCGCGGGATCGTCCACGCCGTGTCGGGATTCCTGCTGGACCAGGGCTGCGACATCCTGGAAAGCAAGCAGTTCGACTCACAGCTGGACGGCCATTTCTTCATGCGGCTCCACTTCGCCTCGGCCGGCGACCAAACAACGCTGGATACCCTCCAGGAGGCGTTCGTTCCGGTCGCCGAAAAATTCGGCATGCGCTGGGAGCTGCGGCGGCACGGCAGCAAGCGGCGGGTCCTGATCATGGTCTCGAAATTCGAGCACTGCCTCAACGATCTGCTGTACCGCGCACGCACCGGTGAACTGCCCATCGAGATCGTCGGCGTTGTCTCGAACCATCCCGACCACCGGCGGACCGTCGAATGGCACGGCATCCCGTTCTTCCATGTGCCCATCACCCCGGACACCAAGCCCGCGGCCGAACAGCGGCTCCTGGAACTGATCGACCGGATGGACGTGGAACTGGTGGTCCTGGCCCGTTACATGCAGGTCCTCAGCGACAACCTCACCCGGCAGCTGGATGGCCGCGCCATCAACATCCATCACTCCTTCCTGCCCAGCTTCAAGGGCGCGAAGCCCTACCACCAGGCACACGCCCGGGGCGTGAAGACGGTGGGCGCCACCGCCCACTATGTCAACGCGGAGCTGGACGAGGGGCCCATCATCTCCCAGCAGGTGGTGGAAGTGGATCACACCTTCGGGCCCGACGACCTCGTGGCCGCCGGACGCGATACCGAGTGCAAGGCGCTCTCCAGCGCCGTCCGCTGGCACTGCGAGGGACGCGTCATCCTCCAGGGCAACAGGACCGTGGTGCTGCGTTAG
- a CDS encoding L-serine ammonia-lyase has protein sequence MALSVLDLFSVGIGPSSSHTVGPMRAAKLFADGLKSDGQLMSTARVQAELFGSLGATGRGHGSDKAVVLGLQGQDPETVDTGTADDQVAAAALDAELRIGGHHRVDFNWDEDVVLHRRKSLPAHPNGMTFRALDHAGAVLQERSYYSIGGGFVVDGNAQGVHQVVADDTVLPYPFTTANELLEICRREDMSISDVMLANELVWRSEAELREKLLALWAVMRQCVDNGCAAEGILPGGLNVKRRAPSLFRTLAATAVSAGNQARTPALAQVPADPLLAMEWVNLFALAVNEENAAGGRIVTAPTNGAAGIVPAVLHYYVKFVPGADDDGVVRFLLAAAAVGILFKINASISGAEVGCQGEVGSACSMAAAGLCEVLGGTPEQVENAAEVGIEHNLGLTCDPVGGLVQIPCIERNAIASVKAINAARLCLHGDGSHKVSLDKAIKTMRETGADMKTKYKETSRGGLAVNVVEC, from the coding sequence ATGGCGCTCAGCGTCCTGGACCTGTTTTCTGTTGGCATCGGGCCGTCCTCCTCCCACACGGTCGGCCCGATGCGGGCAGCCAAGCTTTTCGCCGACGGGCTCAAGAGCGACGGGCAGCTGATGTCAACTGCGCGGGTGCAGGCCGAGCTGTTCGGGTCCCTGGGTGCCACCGGCCGGGGGCACGGTTCGGACAAGGCCGTCGTCCTGGGCCTTCAGGGCCAGGACCCCGAGACCGTGGACACCGGCACTGCCGATGACCAGGTGGCGGCCGCGGCCCTGGACGCGGAACTGCGGATCGGCGGGCACCACCGGGTGGACTTCAACTGGGACGAGGACGTGGTCCTGCACCGCCGCAAGTCGCTGCCGGCCCACCCCAACGGCATGACCTTCCGGGCGCTGGACCACGCCGGGGCAGTGCTGCAGGAACGCAGCTACTACTCGATCGGCGGCGGCTTTGTGGTCGACGGCAATGCCCAGGGCGTGCACCAGGTGGTGGCCGACGACACGGTGCTGCCCTACCCGTTCACCACGGCCAATGAACTCCTGGAGATCTGCCGGCGCGAGGACATGTCCATCTCCGACGTCATGCTCGCCAATGAGCTCGTCTGGCGTAGCGAGGCCGAACTCCGGGAAAAGCTCCTGGCGCTGTGGGCCGTCATGCGCCAGTGTGTGGACAACGGCTGCGCGGCCGAGGGCATCCTGCCCGGCGGGCTGAACGTCAAGCGCCGTGCCCCGTCCCTGTTCCGGACGCTGGCGGCCACCGCCGTCAGCGCCGGGAACCAGGCCCGGACCCCGGCCCTGGCCCAGGTGCCCGCCGACCCGCTGCTCGCCATGGAATGGGTGAACCTGTTCGCCCTGGCCGTGAACGAGGAAAATGCCGCGGGCGGAAGGATCGTCACGGCCCCCACCAACGGCGCCGCCGGAATCGTCCCGGCCGTGCTGCACTATTACGTCAAGTTCGTCCCCGGGGCCGACGACGACGGCGTCGTCCGCTTCCTCCTGGCGGCAGCCGCCGTCGGGATCCTGTTCAAGATCAACGCCTCCATCTCCGGGGCCGAGGTCGGCTGCCAGGGTGAAGTCGGATCGGCTTGCTCCATGGCGGCGGCGGGACTCTGCGAAGTGCTGGGCGGGACCCCGGAACAGGTGGAAAACGCCGCCGAAGTCGGGATTGAACACAACCTCGGCCTGACCTGCGACCCCGTCGGCGGGCTGGTGCAGATCCCCTGCATCGAACGCAACGCCATCGCCAGCGTCAAAGCCATCAACGCCGCCCGCCTGTGCCTCCACGGCGACGGCAGCCACAAAGTCTCGCTGGACAAAGCCATCAAGACCATGCGTGAAACAGGAGCCGACATGAAAACCAAGTACAAGGAAACCTCCCGCGGGGGACTCGCCGTGAACGTCGTGGAGTGCTGA
- a CDS encoding sarcosine oxidase subunit gamma family protein, with the protein MADTAALKNSKKIQTLRRSPAHLLGAAFETGSVADVVELREVPFLTMAGIRVDPAGDAGERLGTLTGGLPSASGEVRSSGDTAALWLGPAEFLLVAPAESHESLGGELPRTLIAALGDAEGQVVDLSANRTTLELTGPRARAVLEKGCALDLHPRVLKAGTALSTEIGGIPAILWKTADETYRIFPRASFAEFLGRWLLDAMREFATPEVP; encoded by the coding sequence ATGGCTGACACAGCAGCACTCAAAAATTCCAAGAAGATCCAGACCCTCCGGAGGAGCCCGGCGCACCTCCTGGGCGCGGCCTTTGAAACGGGATCCGTGGCGGACGTCGTGGAGCTGCGCGAGGTGCCGTTCCTGACCATGGCCGGGATCCGGGTCGACCCTGCCGGCGACGCCGGCGAGCGGCTGGGCACCCTCACGGGAGGCCTGCCGTCCGCGTCCGGGGAGGTCCGCAGCAGCGGCGACACCGCGGCACTGTGGCTGGGTCCGGCAGAATTCCTGCTCGTGGCCCCCGCCGAATCCCACGAAAGCCTGGGCGGCGAGCTCCCCCGGACGCTGATCGCGGCACTCGGCGACGCCGAGGGCCAGGTGGTGGACCTCTCCGCCAACCGCACCACGCTCGAACTCACCGGCCCCCGGGCACGGGCTGTGCTGGAAAAGGGCTGCGCCCTGGACCTGCACCCGCGCGTCCTGAAGGCCGGGACGGCCCTATCCACGGAAATCGGCGGCATCCCCGCCATCCTGTGGAAGACCGCGGACGAGACCTACCGGATCTTCCCGCGGGCATCCTTTGCGGAGTTCCTGGGCCGCTGGCTCCTGGACGCCATGCGCGAATTTGCGACTCCTGAGGTCCCCTGA
- a CDS encoding sarcosine oxidase subunit alpha family protein, whose amino-acid sequence MTAQPQPARLSTGGRIDRSVTWRFTLDGREYTGHPGDTLASALLANGRLTAGNSLYEDRPRGIMSAGVEESNALVKIAARFPGHVAESMLPATTVSLVDGLSAELLNGLGKLDPAEDRAEYDKKYVHTDVLVVGGGPAGLAAAREAVRSGARVILIDDQPELGGSLLSGSTDPALADTIEGQPALDWVANVEAELISAAECTVLNRTTAFGAYDSNYVIAAQNRTDHLLTPAAPGVSRQRIWHIRANQVILAPGAHERPLVFENNDRPGIMLASAVRTYLNRYAVAAGSRVVISTTNDSAYALAADLRAAGIKVEAVVDARAKLSETAAAASAAGTRVLIGSAVADTTAADSGDGRLVGVTIRSINDAGELTSGVEHLACDLLAVSGGWSPVVHLHSQRQGRLRWDDDLAAFVPNSVVPNQQVAGSGRGSFKLGDCVAEGISAGAAAVIAAGFDSDAKPETPAPPRASAPTRQLWLVPGQKGGPEEWHHHFVDFQRDQTVADVLRSTGAGMRSVEHVKRYTSISTANDQGKTSGVNAIGVIAAALRTAGEASRGIGEIGTTTYRAPFAPVAFAALAGRQRGELFDPARLTSIHPWHVAQGALFEDVGQWKRPWYYPQGGEDMDTAVLRECAAVRESVGFMDATTLGKIEIRGKDAGEFLNRIYTNAFKKLAPGSARYGVMCTPDGMIFDDGVTLRLDEDRFFMTTTTGGAAKVLDWLEEWLQTEWPELDVHCTSVTEQWSTIAVVGPKSRAVIAKLAPELAADGGLDAEAFPFMTFRETTLASGIQARICRISFSGELAYEINVPSWYGLSTWEAVAAAGAEFNITPYGTETMHVLRAEKGYPIVGQDTDGTVTPQDAGMEWVVSKVKDFIGKRSYARKDAGRTDRKHLVSVLPVDGTIRLPEGTQLVEQGITVNPAYGPVPMQGFVTSSYHSAALGRSFALALIKNGRNRIGETLVAAAGDQLVDVVIAETVLFDSEGTRKDG is encoded by the coding sequence ATGACCGCTCAGCCGCAGCCCGCGCGTCTTAGCACCGGCGGACGCATCGACCGCAGCGTCACCTGGCGCTTCACCCTGGACGGCCGTGAGTACACGGGCCACCCCGGCGACACCCTCGCCTCCGCCCTGCTGGCCAACGGCCGGCTGACCGCTGGCAATTCCCTCTACGAGGACCGTCCGCGCGGCATCATGTCCGCCGGCGTCGAGGAATCCAACGCCCTGGTCAAGATCGCCGCCCGGTTCCCGGGCCACGTGGCCGAATCCATGCTCCCGGCCACCACGGTGTCCCTCGTGGACGGCCTCAGCGCCGAACTGCTCAACGGACTGGGCAAGCTGGACCCGGCCGAGGACCGCGCCGAGTACGACAAGAAGTACGTCCACACCGACGTCCTCGTGGTCGGCGGTGGCCCCGCAGGCCTGGCCGCAGCGCGTGAAGCCGTCCGCTCCGGCGCCCGGGTCATCCTCATCGACGACCAGCCCGAACTCGGCGGCTCGCTGCTCTCCGGCTCCACCGATCCGGCCCTCGCGGACACCATCGAAGGACAGCCCGCCCTGGACTGGGTGGCCAATGTTGAAGCCGAACTGATCTCCGCGGCCGAGTGCACGGTCCTGAACCGCACCACGGCCTTCGGCGCCTACGACTCCAACTACGTCATCGCGGCCCAGAACCGCACGGACCACCTCCTGACCCCGGCCGCCCCCGGAGTGTCCCGCCAGCGGATTTGGCACATCCGTGCCAACCAGGTCATCCTGGCCCCGGGCGCCCACGAACGCCCGCTGGTCTTTGAAAATAACGACCGCCCCGGCATCATGCTCGCCTCCGCGGTCCGCACCTACCTCAACCGCTACGCCGTCGCCGCAGGTTCCCGCGTGGTCATCAGCACCACCAACGACAGCGCCTACGCCCTGGCCGCGGATCTCCGCGCCGCCGGCATCAAGGTCGAAGCGGTCGTGGACGCCCGTGCCAAGCTGAGCGAAACGGCCGCGGCAGCCTCCGCCGCCGGCACAAGGGTGCTGATCGGCAGCGCCGTCGCCGACACCACCGCCGCGGATTCCGGCGACGGCCGGCTCGTCGGCGTCACCATCCGAAGCATCAACGACGCCGGCGAACTCACCTCAGGCGTCGAACACCTCGCCTGCGACCTCCTGGCCGTCTCCGGGGGCTGGTCACCAGTGGTGCATCTGCACTCCCAGCGCCAGGGCAGGCTCCGCTGGGACGACGACCTCGCGGCCTTCGTTCCCAACAGCGTGGTGCCCAACCAGCAGGTGGCCGGCTCCGGCCGCGGCAGCTTCAAGCTCGGCGACTGCGTGGCCGAAGGCATTTCCGCCGGGGCCGCGGCAGTCATCGCCGCCGGCTTCGACTCCGACGCAAAGCCGGAAACGCCGGCGCCGCCGCGCGCCTCCGCCCCGACCCGCCAGCTCTGGCTTGTCCCCGGACAAAAGGGCGGCCCGGAGGAGTGGCACCACCACTTCGTCGACTTCCAGCGCGACCAGACCGTAGCCGACGTCCTGCGCTCCACCGGGGCCGGCATGCGCTCGGTGGAACACGTCAAGCGCTACACCTCCATCAGCACCGCCAACGACCAGGGCAAGACCTCCGGGGTGAACGCCATCGGCGTGATCGCGGCGGCCCTCCGCACGGCCGGCGAAGCGTCCCGCGGCATCGGCGAAATCGGCACCACCACCTACCGCGCCCCCTTCGCCCCCGTGGCGTTCGCCGCCCTGGCCGGACGCCAGCGCGGCGAACTGTTCGACCCCGCCCGCCTGACCTCCATCCACCCGTGGCATGTCGCCCAGGGCGCGCTCTTCGAGGACGTCGGCCAGTGGAAGCGCCCCTGGTACTACCCGCAGGGCGGCGAGGACATGGACACCGCGGTCCTGCGCGAGTGCGCCGCCGTCCGGGAATCCGTGGGCTTCATGGACGCCACCACCCTGGGCAAGATCGAAATCCGGGGCAAGGACGCCGGCGAGTTCCTGAACCGGATCTACACCAACGCATTCAAGAAGCTGGCACCGGGCTCGGCCCGCTACGGCGTCATGTGCACCCCGGACGGGATGATCTTCGACGACGGCGTGACCCTGCGCCTGGATGAGGACCGGTTCTTCATGACCACCACCACCGGCGGTGCGGCCAAGGTGCTGGACTGGCTGGAGGAATGGCTGCAGACCGAATGGCCGGAACTGGACGTGCACTGCACCTCCGTCACGGAGCAGTGGTCCACGATCGCCGTCGTCGGACCGAAATCCCGGGCCGTCATTGCCAAACTGGCTCCGGAACTGGCAGCCGACGGCGGCCTCGACGCCGAGGCCTTCCCGTTCATGACCTTCCGCGAGACCACCCTGGCCTCCGGCATCCAGGCCCGGATCTGCCGGATCTCGTTCTCCGGCGAACTGGCCTACGAAATCAACGTCCCGTCCTGGTACGGGCTGAGCACCTGGGAAGCCGTGGCGGCGGCCGGGGCGGAGTTCAACATCACCCCGTACGGCACCGAAACCATGCACGTGCTGCGCGCCGAGAAGGGCTACCCGATCGTCGGCCAGGACACCGACGGGACCGTGACCCCGCAGGACGCCGGCATGGAATGGGTGGTGTCCAAGGTCAAGGACTTCATCGGCAAGCGCTCTTACGCCCGTAAGGATGCCGGCCGCACCGACCGCAAGCACCTGGTCAGCGTCCTCCCCGTGGACGGCACCATCCGGCTCCCCGAGGGCACCCAACTGGTGGAGCAGGGCATCACCGTCAATCCCGCTTACGGCCCCGTCCCCATGCAGGGCTTCGTGACCTCGAGCTACCACAGCGCCGCACTGGGCAGGTCGTTTGCCCTGGCCCTGATCAAGAACGGCCGCAACCGCATCGGCGAAACCCTCGTGGCCGCCGCCGGCGACCAGCTTGTGGACGTAGTCATCGCAGAAACCGTACTTTTTGACTCCGAAGGGACCCGCAAAGATGGCTGA
- a CDS encoding sarcosine oxidase subunit delta → MLLISCPNCGPRDETEFHYGGQAHVAYPENPAELTDREWAEYLFYRDNTKGAFAERWLHSTGCRQWFNMLRDTVTYDIQAIYPMGQLRPATAPTAPSVTSPVSPEGAVK, encoded by the coding sequence ATGCTCCTGATTTCCTGCCCCAACTGCGGTCCCCGCGACGAGACCGAGTTCCACTACGGCGGCCAGGCCCACGTGGCCTACCCCGAAAACCCGGCAGAGCTCACCGACCGCGAATGGGCCGAGTACCTGTTCTACCGCGACAACACCAAGGGTGCCTTCGCCGAACGCTGGCTGCACAGCACCGGGTGCCGGCAATGGTTCAACATGCTCCGCGATACCGTCACCTACGACATCCAGGCCATCTACCCGATGGGGCAACTGCGTCCCGCCACAGCGCCCACCGCCCCCTCCGTCACCAGCCCCGTTTCCCCGGAAGGAGCCGTCAAATGA
- a CDS encoding sarcosine oxidase subunit beta family protein, whose translation MTTEHLPEHPDFLWRNPDPKSSYDAVIVGGGGHGLATAYYLAKNHGMTNIAILEKGWLAGGNMARNTTIIRSNYLWDESAAIYETALKLWEILPEELDYDFLFSQRGVMNLAHTLGDVRESIRRVGANKLNGVDAEWLDPQQVKELCPILNINDNIRYPVMGATYQPRAGIAKHDHVAWAFARKCDELGVDIIQNCEVTGFLKEGNRVVGVKTTRGTIHTEKVGLCAAGHSSVLAEMAGFRLPIQSHPLQALVSELHEPVHPTVVMSNHVHVYVSQAHKGELVMGAGVDSYNGYGQRGSFHVIEHQMAAAVELFPIFARAHVLRTWGGIVDTTLDASPIVGTTPVENMFVNCGWGTGGFKGTPAAGLTFAHTIATGEPHTLNKPFSLERFETGALIDEHGAAAVAH comes from the coding sequence ATGACCACCGAACACCTGCCGGAGCACCCGGACTTCCTCTGGCGCAATCCGGACCCCAAGTCCTCCTACGACGCCGTGATTGTGGGCGGCGGCGGGCACGGCCTGGCGACGGCATATTACCTGGCCAAGAACCACGGGATGACCAACATCGCTATCCTGGAAAAGGGCTGGCTCGCCGGCGGCAACATGGCCCGGAACACCACCATCATCCGCTCCAACTACCTCTGGGACGAGAGCGCGGCGATCTACGAGACCGCCCTGAAGCTCTGGGAGATCCTGCCGGAGGAACTCGACTACGACTTCCTGTTCAGCCAGCGCGGCGTCATGAACCTGGCCCACACCCTGGGCGACGTCCGCGAAAGCATCCGCCGCGTGGGAGCCAACAAACTCAACGGCGTCGACGCCGAGTGGCTGGACCCGCAGCAGGTCAAGGAACTCTGCCCCATCCTGAACATCAACGACAACATCCGCTACCCCGTGATGGGCGCCACCTACCAGCCGCGCGCCGGCATCGCCAAGCACGACCACGTCGCGTGGGCGTTCGCCCGCAAATGCGACGAGCTCGGCGTGGACATCATCCAGAACTGCGAAGTCACCGGATTCCTGAAGGAAGGAAACCGGGTGGTGGGCGTCAAGACCACCCGCGGCACCATCCACACCGAAAAAGTCGGCCTCTGCGCCGCCGGACACAGCTCGGTCCTGGCGGAAATGGCCGGGTTCCGGCTCCCCATCCAGTCCCACCCGCTCCAGGCCCTGGTGTCCGAACTCCACGAGCCCGTCCACCCCACCGTGGTCATGTCGAACCACGTCCACGTCTACGTCTCCCAGGCCCACAAGGGCGAACTGGTGATGGGCGCCGGCGTGGACTCCTACAACGGCTACGGCCAGCGCGGCTCCTTCCACGTGATCGAGCACCAGATGGCCGCCGCCGTCGAACTCTTCCCGATCTTCGCCCGGGCCCACGTGCTCCGGACCTGGGGCGGGATCGTGGACACCACACTGGACGCCTCCCCGATCGTGGGCACCACCCCGGTGGAGAACATGTTCGTCAACTGCGGCTGGGGCACCGGCGGCTTCAAGGGCACACCGGCTGCCGGGCTGACGTTCGCGCACACCATCGCCACCGGAGAACCGCACACACTCAACAAGCCCTTCTCACTCGAGCGCTTCGAAACCGGCGCCCTGATCGATGAACACGGCGCCGCCGCCGTGGCCCACTAG
- the glyA gene encoding serine hydroxymethyltransferase translates to MVEQLNERLSVVDPEVEQAVARELKRQQSTLEMIASENFAPAGVMEAQGSVLTNKYAEGYPGKRYYGGCEHVDVIEQLAIDRVKALFGAEAANVQPHSGAQANAAAMFALLEPGDTIMGLALAHGGHLTHGMRINFSGKLYNVVPYHVSEHDHLVDMAEVEALALEHRPKMIVAGWSAYSRQLDFAEFRRIADLVGAYLMVDMAHFAGLVAAGLHPNPVPYADVVTTTTHKTLGGPRGGVILSKEEYARKINSAVFPGQQGGPLEHVIAAKAVAFKIAASPEFKERQDRTLEGAKILAARLLKDDVAAAGISVVNGGTDVHLVLVDLRNSELDGQQAEDRLHRIGITVNRNAVPFDPRPPMVSSGLRIGTPALATRGFGAAEFTEVADIIASALISQGPGNQLSDQTAAELRGRVSALAAQFPLYPHLGTDTAATGLEAELIGAAQ, encoded by the coding sequence GTGGTTGAGCAGTTGAACGAGCGACTTTCTGTAGTCGATCCCGAGGTCGAGCAGGCCGTGGCCAGGGAGCTGAAGCGCCAGCAGTCCACCCTTGAGATGATTGCGTCGGAGAACTTCGCCCCCGCCGGGGTCATGGAGGCGCAGGGTTCGGTGCTGACTAACAAGTACGCCGAGGGTTACCCGGGCAAGCGCTACTACGGTGGCTGCGAGCACGTCGACGTGATCGAACAGCTCGCCATCGACCGGGTGAAGGCCCTGTTCGGCGCGGAGGCGGCGAATGTCCAGCCCCACTCGGGCGCGCAGGCCAACGCCGCCGCCATGTTCGCCCTCCTGGAACCGGGCGACACCATCATGGGCCTGGCCCTGGCCCACGGCGGCCACCTCACCCACGGCATGCGCATCAATTTCTCCGGCAAGCTCTACAACGTGGTCCCCTACCACGTGAGCGAGCACGACCACCTGGTGGATATGGCCGAAGTCGAGGCCCTGGCCCTCGAGCACCGGCCCAAAATGATCGTGGCCGGCTGGTCCGCCTACTCCCGGCAGCTGGATTTCGCCGAGTTCCGGCGCATCGCCGACCTCGTGGGCGCCTACCTGATGGTGGACATGGCACACTTCGCCGGGCTCGTGGCCGCAGGGCTCCACCCGAACCCGGTCCCCTACGCCGACGTCGTCACCACCACCACGCACAAGACCCTCGGCGGTCCGCGCGGCGGCGTGATCCTGAGCAAGGAGGAGTACGCGCGCAAGATCAACAGCGCCGTATTCCCCGGCCAGCAGGGCGGCCCGCTGGAACACGTGATCGCGGCCAAGGCCGTTGCCTTCAAGATCGCAGCGTCCCCCGAGTTCAAGGAGCGCCAGGACCGCACGCTCGAAGGGGCCAAGATTCTCGCGGCCCGGCTCCTGAAGGACGACGTCGCGGCGGCCGGGATCTCCGTGGTCAACGGCGGCACCGATGTGCACCTGGTCCTGGTGGACCTGCGGAATTCCGAACTCGACGGGCAGCAGGCCGAGGACCGGCTGCACCGGATCGGGATCACCGTCAACCGCAACGCCGTCCCGTTCGACCCCCGCCCGCCCATGGTCTCCTCCGGGCTGCGGATCGGCACCCCCGCCCTCGCCACCCGCGGCTTCGGCGCCGCGGAGTTCACCGAAGTGGCCGACATCATCGCCTCCGCCCTGATTTCACAGGGACCAGGGAACCAGCTCAGCGACCAGACCGCCGCTGAACTGCGCGGACGCGTCAGCGCCCTGGCGGCACAATTCCCCCTCTACCCGCACCTTGGCACCGACACGGCGGCAACCGGCCTTGAGGCAGAACTGATTGGAGCAGCACAATGA
- a CDS encoding GntR family transcriptional regulator: MNALTVLPPAGEAALSQAESAYRQLRDKLIMLEIRPGEPINDGQLAAELGFGRTPVREAIKRLEVDHLVVSYPRRGTFATTVDFTELADVSEIRELLEPLAARRAAVRANAAMRRELLDVAKTIAELDPSPAESRELMRYDLTVHRLIYRAAANPHLEDTLIRYDNLATRIWCLVLDKVPSVSGHITEHVELLQAVAEGDADKAGELALHHVTSFEETIRKVL; the protein is encoded by the coding sequence GTGAATGCACTGACCGTCCTGCCGCCTGCAGGGGAAGCGGCCCTCTCCCAAGCGGAATCTGCCTACCGGCAGCTGCGGGACAAGCTGATCATGCTCGAAATCCGGCCGGGCGAACCCATCAATGACGGGCAGTTGGCCGCCGAGCTCGGTTTCGGCCGCACTCCCGTACGCGAGGCCATCAAGCGGTTGGAAGTGGACCACCTGGTGGTTTCCTATCCGCGCCGGGGAACTTTTGCCACCACGGTGGACTTCACGGAACTGGCCGATGTCTCGGAAATCCGGGAACTACTGGAGCCGCTGGCTGCACGCCGCGCGGCAGTGCGGGCAAATGCCGCCATGCGCCGCGAATTGCTGGACGTTGCCAAAACCATTGCGGAACTGGACCCGAGCCCCGCGGAGTCCCGGGAGCTGATGCGCTACGACCTGACGGTGCACCGGCTGATCTACCGCGCCGCGGCCAACCCGCACCTGGAGGACACCCTGATCCGCTACGACAACCTGGCCACGCGGATCTGGTGCCTGGTTCTGGACAAGGTGCCCTCGGTCAGCGGGCACATCACCGAGCACGTCGAGCTGCTCCAGGCGGTGGCCGAAGGCGACGCGGACAAGGCCGGCGAGCTTGCCCTGCACCACGTCACGAGCTTCGAAGAGACCATCCGGAAGGTGCTCTAA